In Acipenser ruthenus chromosome 15, fAciRut3.2 maternal haplotype, whole genome shotgun sequence, a genomic segment contains:
- the LOC117422643 gene encoding cytochrome P450 1B1-like, with the protein MALWDTDFGVKGSGTAREWGVQIQPALIASFLFLVCLEAWLWVRNLRQNRRLPGPFAWPVVGNAMQLGQMPHITFSKLAKKYGNVYQISLGSNKIVVLNGEVAIRQALLKHSTAFAGRPNFGTFQMVSGGKSMVFGDYTRLWKEHRRIAQSTIRAFSTANSHTKKLFEQHVVGEAIDLIKVFLCLGADSCYFEPGHELTVAAANVICALCFGKRYSHDDQEFKTLLGRVDKFGQTVGAGSLVDAMPWLQAFPNPVRSSYLNFKELNDEFFEFVKDKIIQHRQTYDPEVTRDMSDAIIGVIEHGTGTGDGLTKEHVEGTVNDLMGAGQDTISTALHWVLLLLVKYPNIQTKIQELIDKEVGRERLPTIEDKSKLAYLEAFIYETMRFTSFVPITIPHSTTSDVTIEGHYIPKDTVVFVNQWSVNHDELKWKDPHVFEPSRFLNESGIIDRDLTNSVMIFSMGKRRCIGDQIAKLQIFLFTAILLHQCTFEANPADKPSLDCSYGLSLKPTHFVLTAKLRGTFLDLVSPA; encoded by the coding sequence ATGGCTCTTTGGGACACAGACTTTGGAGTGAAGGGAAGTGGCACTGCCAGGGAGTGGGGTGTTCAGATCCAGCCTGCACTCATAGCCTCTTTCTTGTTTCTGGTCTGTCTCGAAGCCTGGCTGTGGGTGAGGAATCTGAGACAGAACAGACGCTTGCCTGGCCCCTTTGCCTGGCCAGTGGTGGGAAATGCCATGCAGCTGGGGCAGATGCCCCATATAACCTTTTCCAAACTGGCCAAAAAGTATGGCAATGTCTACCAGATCAGCCTTGGCAGCAACAAAATCGTTGTTCTAAATGGCGAGGTCGCAATACGGCAAGCCTTGCTTAAGCACAGCACTGCATTTGCTGGTAGACCTAACTTTGGCACTTTTCAAATGGTCTCCGGTGGCAAGAGTATGGTTTTTGGGGACTACACCAGGCTGTGGAAGGAGCATCGGAGAATTGCTCAGTCAACGATTAGAGCTTTCTCCACAGCCAACAGCCATACCAAGAAACTCTTTGAGCAGCATGTTGTGGGAGAGGCTATAGACCTCATCAAGGTTTTTCTGTGCCTTGGCGCTGATAGTTGTTACTTTGAACCCGGGCATGAATTAACAGTGGCCGCCGCCAATGTCATCTGCGCTCTTTGTTTCGGCAAGCGCTACAGCCACGACGACCAGGAGTTTAAGACCCTTCTGGGCAGGGTGGACAAGTTTGGTCAGACGGTGGGTGCAGGGAGTTTGGTGGATGCCATGCCTTGGCTGCAGGCTTTTCCAAACCCAGTCCGCAGCAGTTACCTGAACTTCAAAGAACTCAACGATGAATTTTTTGAGTTTGTGAAAGATAAGATCATCCAGCACCGGCAGACATATGACCCCGAGGTCACGCGAGACATGAGTGATGCCATCATTGGTGTGATAGAGCATGGGACGGGTACCGGAGATGGTCTAACCAAGGAGCATGTTGAAGGTACTGTTAATGACCTGATGGGTGCTGGGCAAGACACCATCTCAACAGCACTCCACTGGGTTCTCTTGCTTTTGGTGAAGTACCCCAATATCCAGACCAAGATTCAAGAGCTGATTGACAAAGAAGTGGGCCGGGAAAGATTGCCTACCATTGAAGACAAAAGCAAGCTTGCCTACCTAGAGGCTTTCATCTACGAGACCATGCGCTTCACCAGCTTTGTGCCAATCACCATCCCCCATTCCACCACCTCCGACGTGACTATCGAAGGCCACTACATCCCCAAGGACACTGTGGTTTTTGTGAACCAGTGGTCGGTGAACCATGATGAGCTGAAATGGAAGGATCCTCATGTCTTTGAGCCCTCCAGGTTTCTGAATGAGAGTGGGATCATCGACAGGGATCTGACCAACAGCGTGATGATCTTCTCCATGGGAAAGCGCCGGTGTATCGGTGATCAGATTGCCAAACTCCAGATATTTCTGTTCACAGCCATCCTGCTTCACCAGTGCACCTTTGAAGCGAATCCTGCAGACAAACCCAGCCTGGATTGCTCCTATGGGCTAAGTCTGAAACCCACCCACTTCGTTTTGACTGCTAAGCTAAGGGGAACATTTCTAGACTTGGTTTCACCAGCATAA